One region of Microcoleus sp. bin38.metabat.b11b12b14.051 genomic DNA includes:
- a CDS encoding FdhF/YdeP family oxidoreductase, giving the protein MDTNSQNIQPVPPFSEKNEETPDIGGGLPIIEYWAEHTLSPEGPKLWKTLLHKSACLSCSWGTGGQKGGFTNEEGEKLQRCMKSVEAISAEIKPAVKAHYFEQHSIAELQRLTSREADRLGRLSYPMILRAGSSHYDRISWQEVYEIAEAAFRKTPERVASYSSGRSSNEAAFLLQLLMRAIGSNNLADCSDLCHAPSTTGLNEMFGTRTSVVSLENLKQADCVVLAGSNSAYNHPRLMNELIKIRDKGGKIIVINPVMEIGLVKFGSPAFPVKSLIPGSDISSLYLQPIPGSDTALLVGIQKSVIEQGLLDETYLQAHTEGWEAVVEHARETDWETITTTCGVSQAEIEAAAKIIGSSKRVVFGWAMGITQQKNGVDNVFSIANTALMTGNVGKEGAGLMPVRGHSNVQGFGSMGVTVELKKEIQHTLEQLLGRPLSAVKGYNTRSLIEAADAGKVDTLICLGGNLYGANPDSTEAKRALGKIETIIYLATKPNLGHFSGLAKHNTIVLPVLNRFENPYKTTVESGNNFVRFNDEGETHLTDSDLIPEVHFFTELAARIHGTYPVDWRQLQDTKYVRQLIAKTIPGFEKMATIDETKEEFTISGRIFNEPKFPTDSGKAKMFVAPLPVLKLPEIQDFGGSESVRGLVVALMTGRSYSQHNTVVYQIDDKYRGIPHRNCILMNRTDAESAGLQQHQRVTVQGNVGKMENVEVIYGAVREGAALMFYPEVNVIFHPEIEERSGTPAYKRVPALVYAEA; this is encoded by the coding sequence ATGGACACCAACTCCCAAAATATCCAACCCGTTCCGCCATTTAGCGAGAAGAATGAGGAAACGCCAGACATCGGCGGCGGTTTGCCCATAATTGAATATTGGGCAGAGCATACTTTGTCGCCGGAAGGCCCGAAACTTTGGAAGACTTTGTTGCACAAAAGTGCTTGTTTGTCCTGTTCTTGGGGCACTGGCGGCCAGAAAGGAGGTTTTACTAATGAAGAGGGCGAAAAACTTCAGCGCTGCATGAAAAGTGTTGAAGCAATCTCGGCTGAAATTAAACCTGCTGTCAAGGCTCACTATTTTGAACAGCACAGTATTGCAGAACTCCAGCGATTAACTTCTAGGGAAGCAGACAGGCTGGGAAGGTTGAGTTATCCGATGATTTTGCGGGCTGGTTCGTCTCATTACGATCGCATTTCTTGGCAAGAAGTCTATGAAATTGCCGAGGCTGCGTTTCGCAAAACCCCCGAACGAGTGGCATCTTACAGTTCTGGTCGCTCTTCTAACGAGGCGGCTTTTTTGCTGCAATTGTTGATGAGGGCGATCGGTTCTAACAACTTAGCAGATTGTTCGGATCTCTGCCACGCTCCCTCGACAACCGGGCTAAACGAAATGTTCGGCACCCGCACCTCGGTAGTGAGTCTAGAAAACTTGAAGCAAGCAGATTGCGTCGTGCTCGCGGGTAGCAATTCTGCCTACAACCATCCCCGCTTGATGAACGAGTTGATTAAAATTCGCGACAAAGGCGGTAAAATAATTGTCATCAATCCGGTGATGGAAATCGGGTTAGTAAAATTTGGTTCCCCGGCATTTCCCGTCAAGTCGCTCATCCCAGGTTCCGATATTTCCTCGCTGTACTTGCAACCAATTCCCGGCAGCGATACTGCGCTATTGGTCGGCATTCAAAAGTCGGTAATCGAACAAGGATTGCTAGACGAAACATACTTGCAAGCCCACACTGAAGGCTGGGAAGCAGTAGTGGAACACGCCCGCGAAACCGACTGGGAAACTATTACTACAACTTGCGGAGTTTCCCAAGCAGAAATTGAGGCAGCCGCCAAAATCATCGGTAGTTCCAAGCGGGTTGTCTTCGGTTGGGCGATGGGAATTACCCAACAAAAAAATGGCGTAGATAATGTTTTTAGCATCGCCAACACTGCTTTGATGACGGGAAATGTCGGCAAAGAAGGGGCGGGATTAATGCCCGTGAGAGGACATTCCAACGTCCAAGGATTCGGCTCTATGGGCGTGACTGTGGAGCTGAAAAAAGAAATCCAACATACTCTCGAACAGTTATTGGGGCGTCCCCTGAGCGCTGTTAAAGGTTACAATACTCGATCGCTCATTGAAGCAGCAGATGCAGGCAAAGTCGATACCCTAATCTGTTTGGGCGGCAACTTGTACGGCGCGAACCCGGATTCAACTGAAGCCAAACGCGCTTTAGGCAAGATAGAAACTATTATTTACCTCGCAACCAAACCAAATTTAGGACATTTTAGCGGATTGGCAAAGCACAATACAATTGTGCTACCGGTGCTAAATCGCTTTGAAAATCCCTATAAAACAACCGTAGAATCAGGCAATAACTTTGTGCGTTTCAATGATGAAGGAGAAACTCATCTCACAGATTCTGATTTGATTCCCGAAGTCCATTTCTTCACAGAATTGGCAGCCAGAATTCACGGCACTTATCCGGTAGACTGGCGCCAGCTTCAAGATACCAAGTACGTGCGGCAATTGATTGCCAAAACCATTCCCGGGTTTGAAAAAATGGCAACAATTGATGAAACAAAAGAGGAATTCACCATCAGCGGGCGGATTTTTAACGAGCCGAAATTTCCCACTGATTCCGGCAAAGCCAAAATGTTTGTGGCGCCTTTACCAGTGCTAAAATTACCGGAAATCCAAGACTTTGGTGGCTCGGAATCGGTGCGCGGTTTAGTTGTGGCATTGATGACGGGGCGCAGCTATTCTCAGCACAATACTGTGGTTTACCAAATTGATGACAAATACCGGGGAATTCCGCACCGCAACTGCATCTTGATGAATCGCACCGATGCAGAAAGCGCGGGTTTGCAACAACATCAGCGGGTGACGGTACAGGGAAACGTGGGAAAAATGGAAAATGTCGAGGTGATTTACGGGGCGGTTCGTGAAGGTGCTGCTTTGATGTTTTATCCTGAAGTTAATGTCATTTTTCACCCGGAGATTGAAGAGCGATCCGGCACACCTGCTTACAAACGCGTACCTGCTTTAGTCTATGCAGAAGCATAA
- a CDS encoding glycosyltransferase family 2 protein translates to MILLTLLIFSLIVSRAYTKNLRLSVKNAPRTDSSGAKPSPGLARKISVIVPAYNEAENIRDCAIAILESTALWAENLEVLIVDDRSTDDTKAIAIALQQQLDDSRLKILAGEARPANQYWAGKNWACAQAVQVATGDFLLFIDADVRLKPGAIETAIATAETEKIDLLTCMPALVCDCLAEWLVQPLMFNHLAVCYDFTAVNDAAKTDIAFAGGPFMLFRRSAYEKIGGHEAVAGKIVEDVELARRIKRAGLKLGLYSGGNLASVRMYRSWNALWEGWTKNLYLGANRSWGLMVYMAAIMFFLYPMPWLALGILLANGEIANIITNYQLPITSYHLPITLLTICLCAIVISYHYTLRRLGAEISDCSTKYWWLGGLGGALVAAIAIASAIKTETGWGWTWRGRALQINS, encoded by the coding sequence TTGATATTGTTAACCCTGCTAATTTTTTCTTTAATCGTAAGTAGAGCTTACACTAAGAATTTGCGCCTCAGCGTCAAAAATGCGCCTCGAACCGACAGCAGCGGGGCGAAGCCCTCACCGGGGCTGGCTCGGAAAATTTCGGTAATCGTACCAGCATACAACGAAGCTGAGAATATTCGGGATTGCGCGATCGCCATTTTGGAGAGTACAGCGCTCTGGGCAGAAAACCTAGAGGTTTTGATTGTAGACGATCGCTCGACAGACGACACCAAGGCGATCGCGATCGCCCTACAACAGCAGCTCGATGACTCCCGTCTGAAGATATTAGCAGGTGAGGCGCGACCTGCCAACCAATATTGGGCGGGCAAAAACTGGGCCTGCGCCCAAGCCGTGCAGGTAGCAACCGGAGATTTCCTATTATTTATCGATGCCGACGTGCGCCTGAAACCCGGGGCGATCGAAACCGCGATCGCCACAGCCGAAACCGAGAAAATAGACTTGCTAACCTGTATGCCAGCCCTCGTTTGCGATTGTTTGGCAGAGTGGTTGGTGCAGCCGTTAATGTTCAATCATCTAGCCGTTTGCTACGACTTTACGGCGGTTAATGATGCTGCAAAAACAGACATTGCCTTTGCAGGCGGGCCGTTTATGCTGTTTAGGCGATCGGCTTACGAAAAAATCGGCGGACATGAAGCAGTTGCTGGCAAAATTGTCGAAGATGTGGAATTAGCTAGACGCATCAAACGTGCGGGTTTAAAGCTCGGACTTTATTCGGGGGGAAATTTGGCGTCCGTGCGGATGTATCGGTCTTGGAACGCATTGTGGGAAGGCTGGACAAAGAATTTGTATCTCGGTGCTAACCGCAGTTGGGGCTTGATGGTTTACATGGCCGCAATTATGTTTTTTCTTTATCCGATGCCGTGGTTGGCGTTAGGTATTTTGCTGGCTAACGGTGAAATTGCCAACATCATTACCAATTACCAGTTACCAATTACCAGTTACCATTTGCCGATAACCTTGTTAACTATTTGTTTGTGTGCGATCGTAATTTCGTACCATTACACTTTGCGCCGTTTGGGTGCCGAAATTTCTGACTGTTCGACGAAATACTGGTGGTTGGGAGGTTTGGGGGGTGCGTTAGTGGCGGCAATTGCGATCGCTTCTGCGATTAAAACTGAAACCGGTTGGGGATGGACTTGGCGCGGCAGAGCTTTGCAAATCAATAGTTAA
- a CDS encoding protein kinase — MVSQLLDGRYQIIEVIETGEFGQTYLAKDTRRPGEPQCFVKHLRPGTSEPKLINTTRRLFQKEAEVLEKLGQHDQIPQLFAYFEENEEFFLVESFIAGHSLSTEIVPGKPVTEEKIIPLLKELLEILVFVHGQGVIHRDIKPANLIRRYADNKLVLIDFGSVKEIHIAQRQAPVTVRIGTLEYMPIEQFQYNPQLNSDIYALGMIGIQAMTGLPAYDLPKLRDLKNSNKGEIVWRHLTTCSQALADVLDNMVRYDFRERYQSAAEALADLRKIGDRSRARIPKLTIYREEVDRRSSSRGDITVVGRRILEELRVSLDLQPEEAEAIEDEVLNPYRKYRQKGERYEQSLQEAMQQEYPFSAETREELKRLQQVLGLTDEDATRIEELVVPKSLFGKLYKAIAIVLEGHRNPNPQLPPASSDTALGVQAISTVSPEVHLNGKGDLSLAQPAPTGATPTERIAHNSPSAPAIAPKPPRKFNPYLAGATIAALLAAIGGIYGYLKWQEWQQRVQQEAEQLNQIESLYTASNYEGCISQIPTIAKTSSSYTSAQNLQEKCQAGRRWKNAKVKNFAQHSDAVGAVAFSPDGLMLASGSKDKTLQIWDLATGKSIRTFPGDSSTIWSVAFDANGTKIATGTGFWRVMLWDLKTGQVTRTLDHTASVWSVALSPDGQLVASGSGDKTTKISDSATGNSVQNLPDHTDFVYSVAFTPDGKSLVSASKDKKITIVDVATGRLLKTLEGHGDAVRSVAVSPDGKTIVSGSYDESIKIWNLETGDLIRSIKGHSDDVVSVAISPDGNFIASGSKDKTIKVWDFNTGELLNTLTGHTDEVYVVTFSPDGKTIASGSKDNTIKLWLR; from the coding sequence ATGGTGAGCCAACTTTTAGATGGACGCTATCAAATCATTGAAGTCATAGAAACAGGAGAATTTGGACAAACCTATCTCGCAAAAGATACTCGCCGTCCCGGAGAACCGCAGTGCTTTGTCAAGCACCTGCGTCCCGGTACCAGCGAACCGAAATTAATTAATACTACGCGCCGTCTTTTCCAAAAAGAAGCAGAAGTTCTAGAAAAGCTCGGCCAACACGACCAAATCCCTCAGCTATTCGCTTATTTTGAAGAAAACGAAGAATTTTTCTTAGTTGAATCCTTTATTGCCGGTCACTCGCTATCCACCGAAATTGTGCCGGGAAAACCGGTAACTGAAGAAAAAATTATTCCTTTGCTGAAGGAACTGTTAGAAATTTTAGTGTTTGTCCACGGGCAGGGAGTAATTCACCGAGATATTAAACCAGCAAATTTAATCCGCCGCTATGCGGATAACAAGTTAGTTTTGATCGACTTTGGCTCGGTGAAAGAAATTCACATCGCCCAAAGACAAGCGCCGGTAACTGTGCGGATCGGTACGCTGGAATATATGCCGATCGAGCAATTTCAATACAACCCGCAGCTTAACAGCGATATCTACGCTTTGGGAATGATTGGCATCCAAGCGATGACGGGTTTGCCGGCTTACGATTTGCCGAAACTCCGCGATTTGAAAAATTCTAATAAAGGCGAAATTGTTTGGCGCCATTTAACCACCTGCTCCCAAGCGCTGGCCGATGTTTTGGACAATATGGTGCGCTACGATTTTCGGGAGCGCTACCAGTCGGCGGCGGAGGCTTTAGCCGATTTGCGGAAAATTGGCGATCGATCGCGCGCGCGGATACCCAAACTCACAATCTATCGCGAAGAAGTCGATCGGCGCAGCAGCAGTCGCGGTGATATCACAGTCGTCGGTCGGAGAATATTAGAAGAATTGCGCGTCAGTTTGGACTTGCAGCCAGAAGAAGCAGAGGCGATCGAAGATGAGGTATTGAACCCTTACCGCAAATACAGGCAAAAAGGCGAACGCTACGAACAATCGCTGCAAGAAGCCATGCAGCAAGAATATCCCTTTTCTGCCGAAACTCGCGAAGAGTTAAAACGTTTGCAGCAAGTTTTAGGGCTGACTGACGAAGATGCCACCAGAATCGAAGAATTAGTCGTGCCTAAATCTTTATTCGGTAAATTGTACAAGGCGATCGCCATAGTTTTGGAGGGACACCGCAACCCCAACCCCCAACTACCGCCAGCCAGCAGCGACACTGCACTCGGCGTGCAGGCAATTTCGACGGTATCCCCGGAGGTACATCTCAACGGAAAAGGCGATTTGTCGTTAGCGCAGCCCGCCCCTACGGGGGCTACGCCAACGGAGAGGATCGCCCACAACAGCCCCAGCGCCCCAGCAATTGCACCCAAACCACCTCGCAAATTCAATCCCTATCTCGCCGGAGCAACAATTGCAGCACTCTTAGCTGCGATCGGCGGCATTTACGGATATCTCAAATGGCAAGAATGGCAGCAGCGAGTGCAGCAAGAAGCCGAACAACTCAATCAAATTGAATCACTTTATACAGCCAGCAATTATGAAGGCTGCATCAGCCAAATCCCCACAATTGCCAAAACTTCCAGCAGCTATACCTCCGCTCAAAACTTACAGGAAAAATGCCAAGCCGGTCGGCGCTGGAAAAACGCCAAAGTCAAAAACTTCGCCCAACATTCCGATGCCGTCGGCGCTGTTGCTTTCAGTCCAGACGGCTTAATGTTAGCCAGCGGTTCCAAAGACAAAACCCTCCAAATTTGGGATTTAGCTACAGGCAAATCCATCCGCACATTCCCCGGGGATTCATCCACAATTTGGTCGGTTGCTTTCGACGCCAACGGTACGAAAATTGCGACAGGAACAGGTTTTTGGAGAGTCATGCTCTGGGATTTAAAAACTGGGCAAGTTACTCGCACTCTCGACCACACCGCATCTGTTTGGTCAGTAGCTCTCAGCCCCGACGGACAACTCGTTGCTAGCGGCAGCGGCGACAAAACCACCAAGATTTCCGATTCAGCAACTGGCAATTCGGTTCAGAATTTGCCAGACCATACAGATTTTGTTTATTCTGTTGCTTTCACTCCCGATGGCAAAAGTTTGGTGAGCGCTTCTAAGGATAAAAAAATTACAATTGTTGATGTAGCAACGGGGAGGTTGCTGAAAACTCTTGAGGGACACGGCGACGCGGTGAGGTCAGTTGCTGTCAGCCCGGACGGCAAGACAATTGTTAGCGGTTCCTACGATGAAAGTATTAAAATCTGGAATCTCGAAACAGGAGATTTAATTCGCTCGATCAAGGGACATTCTGATGATGTTGTCTCGGTTGCTATCAGCCCGGACGGGAATTTTATTGCTAGCGGGAGCAAGGATAAAACTATTAAAGTTTGGGACTTTAATACTGGAGAATTGCTGAATACTTTGACGGGACATACCGATGAGGTTTATGTGGTGACTTTTAGTCCTGATGGCAAAACTATTGCTAGCGGTTCTAAAGACAACACAATTAAGTTGTGGCTCAGGTAA
- a CDS encoding TMEM14 family protein, which translates to MNLGTAAAIGYGALTLVGGIMGYIKAKSQASLISGLISGSLLIFAGTAQLMGQTWGLTLAAAISAVLVVVFMVRLVKTRKFMPAGMLILASLASLGAIVYELNAQSMLGF; encoded by the coding sequence ATGAATTTAGGTACAGCAGCGGCGATCGGCTACGGCGCTTTAACATTGGTTGGTGGCATCATGGGTTACATCAAGGCCAAAAGCCAAGCCTCGCTGATTTCCGGCTTGATTAGCGGTTCGCTGCTGATTTTTGCCGGCACCGCACAACTCATGGGACAAACTTGGGGTTTAACATTAGCAGCAGCTATCTCCGCTGTTTTAGTAGTAGTCTTTATGGTACGGCTGGTCAAAACTCGCAAGTTTATGCCCGCTGGGATGCTGATTTTGGCTAGTTTGGCGTCTTTGGGTGCGATCGTTTACGAACTCAACGCTCAATCCATGTTAGGTTTTTGA
- a CDS encoding ATP-binding protein, whose amino-acid sequence MSALTSVAIAQIRYLQRQAASLLLYQSVLKSPVGQAFLDLLQALHHSEVSGLECQIAYGNWFNVQAAKNLSWKDFVISQILTDENPFSRQAQQADFATLPPALVEAARHDLQVLQNLYECSSEQLSKWVRVAGQLDAIPPIWDSETVAQPAEKPLHDKLEKWSSAAESLAEYYRKFGTGLFAEYRAFAWRSGQLSGISHPDRINLKELVCCDWQRDALVKNTEFLLAGYPALHVLLYGSRGSGKSSLVKSLLNEFGSRNLRLIEVSKFDLQDLPVIVDRLRGVPQKFIIFVDDLSFEEDDDAFKSLKVVLEGNVTARPQNVVVYATSNRRHLIREFFDDRPRPRDGDEVHAWDTVQEKLSFSDRFGLTLTFEPADQNTYLTIVRHLAEQADIKLAPEDLEHRAKEWATRRNGRSGRTARQFVDFLKADLALFDK is encoded by the coding sequence ATGTCAGCCCTAACTTCTGTTGCGATCGCTCAAATCCGTTACCTCCAACGCCAAGCAGCATCCCTGCTGCTGTATCAATCAGTTCTCAAAAGCCCCGTAGGTCAAGCTTTTCTCGACTTGCTGCAAGCCCTGCACCACAGCGAAGTCAGCGGTCTGGAGTGTCAGATAGCTTACGGCAATTGGTTCAACGTTCAGGCTGCTAAAAATTTGAGCTGGAAAGATTTCGTGATTTCCCAAATTCTCACAGACGAAAACCCCTTTTCTCGCCAAGCCCAGCAAGCGGATTTTGCAACCTTGCCGCCCGCTTTGGTGGAAGCCGCCAGACACGATTTACAAGTGCTGCAAAATCTCTACGAATGCAGCAGCGAGCAGTTGAGTAAATGGGTGCGGGTAGCGGGTCAACTTGACGCAATTCCTCCGATTTGGGATTCGGAAACTGTAGCACAACCAGCCGAGAAACCGCTGCACGATAAATTAGAAAAATGGTCGAGCGCTGCCGAATCTCTGGCAGAATATTACCGCAAGTTTGGTACAGGCTTGTTTGCCGAATATCGCGCTTTTGCGTGGCGCTCCGGGCAGTTGTCGGGCATTTCGCATCCCGATCGCATAAACTTGAAAGAGTTGGTTTGCTGCGACTGGCAGCGCGATGCTTTAGTCAAAAATACGGAGTTTTTGCTGGCTGGTTATCCGGCTTTGCACGTTTTGCTGTACGGCAGCCGCGGCTCGGGTAAGTCTTCGTTGGTGAAGTCGCTGTTAAATGAATTTGGCTCTCGCAATTTGCGCTTGATAGAAGTATCAAAATTTGACTTGCAAGACTTGCCTGTAATTGTAGATCGTTTGCGCGGAGTTCCTCAAAAGTTTATTATTTTTGTGGATGACCTTTCTTTTGAGGAAGACGATGATGCTTTTAAATCTCTGAAAGTTGTTTTAGAAGGAAATGTCACTGCCCGCCCTCAAAATGTGGTAGTTTACGCCACATCTAACCGCAGGCATTTAATTCGAGAGTTTTTTGATGACAGGCCTCGCCCCCGCGACGGTGATGAAGTTCACGCTTGGGATACTGTGCAGGAAAAACTCTCATTTAGCGATCGCTTTGGCTTGACTTTAACTTTTGAACCTGCGGATCAAAACACTTATTTAACAATTGTCCGACATCTGGCAGAACAAGCTGACATTAAACTCGCTCCTGAGGATTTGGAACACCGCGCTAAGGAATGGGCAACTCGCCGCAACGGGCGCTCCGGGCGCACTGCACGGCAGTTTGTTGATTTCCTGAAAGCAGATTTAGCTTTGTTTGACAAGTAG
- a CDS encoding tellurite resistance TerB family protein, translating into MGLFDKVSQTRQQTDVTLGPAEAFAAIALIAVAADGYINESESKAISMTLSRMQLFRSYPDDVMRKMLDRLLNILQRQGVEVLFNAALATLPDELKETVFAVTTDIALADGEVSEEEEQLLNDLYSALDLSEEVALKIIDVMLIKNKG; encoded by the coding sequence ATGGGTTTATTTGACAAAGTATCGCAGACTCGCCAACAAACTGACGTAACGTTAGGGCCTGCGGAAGCATTTGCGGCGATCGCCCTAATTGCCGTAGCAGCCGACGGTTACATCAATGAGAGCGAAAGTAAAGCGATTAGCATGACACTATCTCGGATGCAACTTTTCCGCAGCTACCCAGATGATGTGATGCGAAAAATGCTCGATCGGCTGCTGAACATTTTACAACGGCAAGGAGTTGAGGTACTATTTAATGCGGCTTTGGCAACACTTCCAGACGAACTTAAAGAAACAGTTTTTGCTGTAACAACTGATATCGCTTTAGCAGATGGCGAGGTTTCAGAAGAAGAAGAACAACTTTTGAACGATCTTTACTCTGCATTGGATCTTTCTGAAGAAGTTGCTCTCAAGATTATAGACGTGATGTTGATTAAAAACAAAGGTTAA